GGAGACGCCGGCATTGGCCCAGATCACGTCGAGCCTTCCATGCGTCTTCACCGCCTTGTCGATGACGGCCATGACGTCGGTCTCGGAGCCGGCATCGGCGATCATCGCCTCGGCAATGCCGCCGGCCTTCTTCACCTCGTCGACGGTCTCCTTCACCGCCTCGGTGCGATCGACCGCGATCAGTTTTGCGCCTTCCCTGGTGAACAGGTGCGCAGCCGCGCGGCCGATGCCGCTGCCGGCGCCGGTGATGATGACGGATTTGCCTTGCAGGCGACCCATGCGTTTCTCCCTTTGGTGCGCGCGCGACGCTTGCCGCGCGACGGAATTTCAAACAGAATTTCAAACGGCAAAGTGTCTTGAGACACGTTCACACCTGACGTACAGCGACATCACACGGGATGGAAGAGGCTCAATGGCAACCGCAGACAAGCCTGATGTGGTCACGACGCGCTGGTGGTGGGTTCGTCACGCGCCGGTGCGCAATGACGGCGGCAACATCTACGGGCAGAGCGATCTTCCCTGCGACACCAGCGACACCTACGTGTTCAACGCCGTTGCCAAGGTGCTGCCGCGCAACGCGGTCTGGTATTCGAGCAATCTGATGCGCACGCATCAGACCGCCGAAGCGATCTGGGAGGCCGGCTACCCGCGGCCTGCGTCGATGAAATGGGAGGCTGATCTCGCCGAACAGAATCTCGGCCGCTGGCAGGGCATGAACCGCGCCGCGTTCATCGCCAGCCGTCCCGTCGGTTCGAGCTGGTTCGCCGACATCAACGAGCCCGCGCCTGGCGGCGAAAGCTTCATGGACCTCTACAACCGCACCCGCCGCACCGTCGAACGGATCAACAATGAGGCGGGCGGGCAGGACATCATCGCAGTCGCGCATGGCGGAACCATCAAGGCGGCGATCGGCCTCGCGCTCGACGGCCAGGTCGAGCGGGCGCTGTCGTTCGACATCGACAACGTCTCGATCACGCGGCTCGATTATTTCGCAAGCCCCGAGCGTAGCGTCTGGCGGCTGCCGATGGTGAA
The genomic region above belongs to Bradyrhizobium sp. CCBAU 53338 and contains:
- a CDS encoding histidine phosphatase family protein, with product MATADKPDVVTTRWWWVRHAPVRNDGGNIYGQSDLPCDTSDTYVFNAVAKVLPRNAVWYSSNLMRTHQTAEAIWEAGYPRPASMKWEADLAEQNLGRWQGMNRAAFIASRPVGSSWFADINEPAPGGESFMDLYNRTRRTVERINNEAGGQDIIAVAHGGTIKAAIGLALDGQVERALSFDIDNVSITRLDYFASPERSVWRLPMVNQQPWIADDAHAELHQLAGPEVKKLA